In Oceaniferula flava, one genomic interval encodes:
- a CDS encoding lamin tail domain-containing protein — protein MNLQAQVVISEFMAASTGVSLVDEDGESSDWLEIYNSGTSAVSMLGYHLTDDDSDLSQWTFPNVTIPAGGYLVVFASSKDRAPTSGELHTNFKLSSGGEYLALVDTQGVVLHDYAPAFPAQEDDISYGIGPDGVTRGFFTTPSPGAANAVATGGSVEDTQFSVGRGIHHAPISVEITSATVGAQIRYTTDGSAPTTTTGFVYTAPLPISQTTVLRAAAFKAGLFPSKVDTQSYLFPSDVRTQFANGNAPAGWPSSPVNEQVYDYGMDPEITGRYSAQQMEDALTAIPSVMLTTDLDNLTGAVNGIYSNAEESGRDWERVANIEFFGGDMTETVSSPCGIRIRGGASRADNNPKHSFRVFFRGEYGNGKLDFPLFEAEGVDEFDKIDFRTAQNYSWSKDGDVSQNTFLRDTLARDLQGAMGQPYTRSRLYHLYLNGIYWGLFMTQERAEANWGESYLGGSSDDYDAIKASGRYNVNRYDTEATDGDLYGAWYDLWQLTKAQLANPTTVRYYQMQGLDANGVRDLALPVLLDVDNLIDYMLLVGYTGAYDNSLSSFVGASNNWYAVRDSQGDRGFVHLMHDAEHTLGAGGSRWNSNNDRMSTTNGVDDRALFEKSNPQFIHMDLAESTPEYRQRFADRAHAALSNGGLLTKDRVLELLEARRQILDTVIIAESARWGDADRTEPADKENWESAVDDLMDVIETRTEVFIGHLQNAGLYPATQAPSFSPWTETLISGTSIQMSAPTGTVYYTTDGSDPRLPDGSVNPLAQSFTMASMDTIVGKNSVWAFDDSGTDRGSSALVDGEAGYNSSNWKHPDFAASGWSSGAGVLGFGALGASGSSVTPDTTMGDGTAAGGANPRTCYLRRQFSINAVHEIGSVSASVLADDGVIVYLNGVEVYRSNLAPGAIVYSDFAENAVGGASEIAYSSFFIDTSLLLEGQNTLAVEVHQVNAGSSDIGFDMDLSVAEGSKSTYTLNVPTYLNARVLNGAEWSALTSKYYSTGSYPKPGDLVISEVHYHPANPNTTAELAVSNDDGDFEFVELANVTNKYLELRGVQLAEQVINDHLEGVKFTFTDGLLMAPGQRISIVANRQAFMARYPTVPNSGIAGEYSGGLGNSSEWLQLRNSEGTVLASFRYNDKAPWPSDADGLGLSLQLANLNGDIDFSDPQAWMAIANHGSPSDGSVGPFSGQASADSDVDGVPAIVEYYSGSSDSIHGSSQGPGLALKSDAGEDGIYFTFTRDPEAFGVSAVIEQSEGLSGWGPPPAGSTLVKRVVLPGNLVRETYRIASGVAAQANLFVRLKLTPAE, from the coding sequence ATGAACTTGCAGGCGCAGGTGGTGATCTCCGAATTCATGGCAGCGAGCACAGGTGTCAGCCTGGTCGATGAAGATGGCGAATCATCGGACTGGCTGGAGATTTATAACTCTGGGACCTCCGCGGTCTCCATGTTGGGTTACCACCTGACCGATGATGACTCGGACCTTAGCCAGTGGACTTTTCCCAACGTGACGATTCCAGCCGGTGGCTACCTTGTGGTGTTTGCTTCGTCGAAAGACAGGGCACCGACGTCTGGCGAGCTGCACACAAATTTCAAACTCTCCTCCGGTGGCGAATACTTGGCACTAGTAGACACGCAGGGAGTGGTTTTACATGACTACGCACCGGCATTTCCCGCACAGGAAGATGACATTTCCTATGGGATTGGACCGGACGGTGTGACGCGTGGATTTTTTACCACACCGTCACCAGGGGCGGCGAATGCGGTGGCAACGGGAGGGAGTGTCGAAGATACCCAGTTCTCGGTCGGTCGCGGGATCCACCATGCTCCAATTAGTGTGGAAATCACCAGTGCCACGGTGGGCGCTCAGATTCGCTACACCACAGACGGCTCTGCCCCGACCACGACCACAGGTTTCGTTTACACCGCTCCTCTGCCCATTAGCCAGACCACCGTGCTGCGTGCTGCTGCTTTCAAGGCTGGATTGTTTCCTAGTAAAGTGGATACTCAGAGCTATCTCTTTCCTTCCGATGTGCGGACGCAGTTTGCCAATGGTAATGCTCCCGCCGGGTGGCCAAGTTCCCCCGTAAATGAACAGGTCTATGACTACGGCATGGACCCCGAGATTACCGGGAGATACAGCGCCCAGCAGATGGAAGACGCGCTGACTGCGATACCCTCGGTGATGCTCACCACGGATTTGGATAATCTTACAGGGGCTGTGAACGGTATTTATTCGAATGCCGAAGAAAGCGGGCGCGATTGGGAGCGTGTGGCGAATATCGAGTTCTTTGGTGGTGATATGACCGAGACGGTGAGCTCTCCCTGTGGGATAAGAATCCGCGGTGGAGCAAGTCGTGCCGATAACAATCCGAAGCATTCGTTCAGAGTGTTTTTCCGTGGAGAATACGGAAATGGAAAGCTCGATTTCCCTCTGTTCGAGGCTGAAGGCGTGGATGAGTTTGATAAAATAGATTTCCGAACGGCCCAAAACTACTCGTGGTCGAAGGATGGAGATGTCTCGCAAAACACCTTCCTCCGAGATACGCTGGCGCGTGATTTACAAGGGGCAATGGGGCAACCCTACACCCGCAGTCGCCTCTATCATCTTTACCTTAATGGCATCTATTGGGGTTTATTCATGACTCAGGAACGAGCCGAAGCCAACTGGGGTGAGAGTTACCTCGGAGGGTCTAGCGATGATTATGATGCCATCAAAGCCTCGGGCCGATATAATGTGAATCGCTACGATACGGAAGCTACCGATGGCGATCTCTACGGTGCTTGGTATGACCTCTGGCAGCTGACCAAAGCTCAATTGGCCAACCCAACAACGGTGCGTTATTACCAGATGCAGGGCCTGGATGCCAATGGTGTTCGTGATCTGGCTTTGCCTGTTTTGTTAGATGTGGATAACCTCATCGATTACATGCTGCTTGTTGGATACACAGGGGCCTACGATAACAGCCTGTCGTCTTTTGTTGGGGCGTCTAACAATTGGTATGCCGTCAGAGATTCTCAAGGTGATCGGGGCTTTGTGCATCTAATGCACGACGCAGAACACACGTTGGGAGCGGGCGGAAGTAGGTGGAATAGTAACAACGACCGAATGAGCACCACCAACGGTGTGGATGATCGTGCGCTATTTGAAAAAAGTAATCCTCAGTTTATACACATGGATTTGGCTGAGAGCACCCCAGAGTATCGTCAGCGCTTTGCTGATCGAGCTCATGCAGCGCTGTCGAACGGAGGCTTGCTTACCAAAGATCGAGTGCTGGAGTTGCTAGAGGCACGCCGTCAGATTCTGGATACGGTGATCATTGCGGAGTCCGCACGTTGGGGCGATGCCGATCGCACCGAGCCTGCTGATAAAGAAAACTGGGAAAGCGCTGTGGACGATCTGATGGATGTCATCGAGACACGCACGGAGGTGTTCATCGGGCATTTGCAGAACGCCGGTCTGTACCCAGCCACCCAGGCCCCGTCGTTCTCCCCGTGGACCGAAACCTTGATCTCTGGCACCAGTATTCAAATGTCGGCCCCCACTGGCACGGTTTATTACACCACAGACGGGAGCGATCCTCGCCTCCCGGATGGTAGCGTGAATCCATTGGCGCAGTCATTTACCATGGCATCCATGGACACTATCGTCGGTAAAAATTCAGTATGGGCTTTTGATGATAGCGGCACTGACCGTGGTTCCAGTGCGCTGGTGGATGGCGAGGCTGGCTATAATTCATCCAATTGGAAACATCCGGACTTTGCTGCGAGTGGCTGGTCGTCAGGGGCTGGCGTGCTCGGTTTTGGGGCGCTTGGGGCATCGGGATCAAGTGTCACGCCGGATACGACGATGGGAGATGGCACGGCTGCAGGTGGGGCCAACCCAAGAACCTGCTACTTACGGCGTCAATTTTCCATCAATGCTGTCCATGAGATTGGCTCGGTTTCAGCTTCTGTCTTGGCGGACGACGGCGTCATCGTTTACCTCAATGGTGTGGAGGTGTATCGGTCGAACCTCGCACCGGGTGCGATTGTTTATTCGGACTTTGCTGAAAATGCGGTGGGGGGAGCTAGTGAGATTGCTTACTCGTCTTTTTTCATTGATACTTCTTTATTGTTAGAAGGGCAAAACACTCTTGCCGTAGAGGTTCACCAAGTGAATGCTGGGTCATCGGATATTGGCTTTGATATGGACCTCTCGGTCGCTGAGGGATCAAAATCCACCTATACGCTTAACGTTCCAACGTATCTAAACGCTCGGGTTTTAAATGGAGCTGAGTGGTCGGCATTGACGAGTAAGTATTACAGCACCGGCAGCTATCCTAAACCAGGTGACTTGGTGATTTCTGAAGTTCATTATCATCCAGCCAATCCCAATACGACAGCTGAGCTTGCCGTGTCTAATGACGATGGAGATTTTGAATTTGTCGAGCTCGCTAACGTTACTAACAAATACTTGGAACTACGTGGTGTCCAATTGGCGGAGCAGGTGATTAACGATCACTTGGAGGGGGTGAAGTTCACATTTACTGACGGCCTGCTCATGGCTCCCGGTCAACGGATTTCCATCGTGGCCAATCGTCAGGCGTTCATGGCTCGCTACCCCACTGTGCCGAACAGTGGCATCGCCGGGGAATACAGCGGGGGGCTGGGAAACTCAAGCGAGTGGCTGCAGCTACGTAACTCCGAGGGCACCGTGCTGGCATCTTTTCGCTACAACGACAAGGCACCGTGGCCGAGTGATGCCGACGGATTGGGCCTGAGCCTTCAGTTGGCGAATCTGAACGGAGACATTGATTTCAGTGATCCTCAAGCATGGATGGCTATCGCCAATCACGGTTCGCCAAGCGATGGCTCTGTGGGGCCATTCAGCGGCCAGGCATCGGCTGATAGTGACGTGGATGGAGTGCCCGCAATTGTTGAATATTACTCCGGCAGCAGTGACTCCATTCACGGTAGCTCGCAAGGACCTGGGCTAGCGTTGAAATCGGATGCTGGTGAAGATGGCATTTACTTTACCTTCACTCGCGACCCGGAAGCCTTTGGTGTGAGTGCGGTGATTGAGCAGTCCGAAGGGCTCAGCGGCTGGGGGCCTCCTCCGGCTGGGAGCACCTTGGTGAAACGCGTGGTGCTACCGGGGAACCTGGTGCGTGAAACGTATCGCATCGCGAGCGGTGTGGCGGCGCAGGCGAACTTGTTTGTGCGCCTGAAGCTGACACCAGCGGAGTAG
- a CDS encoding aldehyde dehydrogenase family protein, with product MKRIEVLKTYKLYIGGKFPRTESGRYYQPEGKGGKKLGNLCQSSRKDFRNAVVAARSALASWAPRDPFNRSQILYRIAEMLEGRSAQFEDELQRQGASPAAARKEVEAAIDRCIYYAGWCDKYQQTFSSVNPVASAHFNFSVYEPMGVIAAIAPEKSSLLGLLGTVLPIIAGGNSCVVLTSESKPLCAITLAEVLATSDLPGGVVNLLTGNRDELLPVISTHMDVNAVVASDLTDAQKFSLREQSTSNLKRVILSKEDPAKSESPYPILATQELKTTWHPIESSIAGGSAY from the coding sequence ATGAAACGCATCGAAGTTTTGAAAACATACAAACTCTACATCGGAGGAAAATTCCCCCGCACCGAGTCCGGCCGCTATTATCAGCCCGAGGGCAAAGGTGGCAAAAAACTCGGCAACCTCTGCCAGAGCTCACGCAAGGATTTCCGCAACGCTGTGGTCGCCGCGCGATCAGCACTCGCCAGCTGGGCTCCACGCGATCCCTTTAATCGCAGCCAAATCCTTTACCGCATCGCTGAGATGTTAGAAGGGCGCAGCGCACAGTTCGAGGACGAGCTGCAACGCCAAGGTGCCAGCCCCGCCGCCGCCCGCAAGGAGGTGGAAGCCGCGATCGACCGCTGCATTTACTACGCCGGGTGGTGCGACAAGTATCAGCAGACATTTTCCTCCGTGAACCCAGTGGCCAGTGCCCACTTTAACTTTTCAGTCTACGAGCCCATGGGCGTGATCGCCGCAATCGCTCCGGAAAAATCATCGCTGTTAGGACTACTCGGCACCGTGCTCCCGATCATCGCAGGCGGCAATAGCTGTGTCGTGCTCACGTCCGAAAGCAAACCGCTCTGTGCCATCACCCTGGCCGAAGTCCTCGCCACCTCGGACCTCCCCGGCGGCGTGGTCAACTTGCTCACCGGCAATCGCGACGAACTGCTACCCGTGATCAGCACCCACATGGATGTCAATGCGGTGGTAGCATCTGACCTCACTGACGCCCAAAAGTTCAGCCTCCGCGAGCAATCCACCAGCAACCTCAAGCGCGTGATTCTCAGCAAGGAGGACCCGGCCAAATCTGAATCCCCCTACCCCATCCTGGCCACCCAGGAGCTAAAAACCACCTGGCACCCAATCGAGTCCAGCATCGCCGGCGGCAGCGCATACTAA
- a CDS encoding aldehyde dehydrogenase family protein, with protein sequence MPKKKSSPDWTYAAAPETTPVNIAKRYDHFIGGQWTAPKEGKYFATSNPATGKKLAEVAQGSQADVDAAVQAARAAYNGSWGKMSARERGKYIYRIARLIQERAREFAIIETMDGGKPIRESRDIDIPLAANHFFYHAGWADKLDYAFPNQKISPLGVAGQIIPWNFPFLMAAWKIAPALATGNTVVLKPAETTPLTALKLAELIADAGLPDGVVNIVTGAGETGAAIVNHPDVDKVAFTGSTAVGKQIQQAIANTEKKLTLELGGKAANIILEDGAIDQAVEGIVNGIYFNQGHVCCAGSRLFVQETVVDEVMWKLKRRMDSLIVGDPLDKNTDVGAINSKAQLKTIKKYIQAGINDGGEIYQPECQLPEKGNWCPPTVFTNVAQSSLIAQEEIFGPVLAVQTFRTVPEVIEKANNTPYGLSAGVWCDKGSRLFQITSNLQAGVVWGNTFNQFDPTSPFGGFKESGHGREGGLHGLAAYLNTSL encoded by the coding sequence ATGCCTAAGAAAAAATCATCACCCGACTGGACCTACGCCGCTGCGCCGGAGACCACCCCAGTCAACATTGCCAAACGCTACGATCATTTCATCGGTGGTCAATGGACCGCGCCCAAGGAAGGGAAATACTTTGCCACCAGCAACCCAGCTACCGGTAAAAAACTCGCCGAAGTGGCCCAGGGGTCACAGGCCGACGTCGATGCCGCCGTTCAAGCCGCTCGTGCTGCTTACAACGGATCTTGGGGGAAAATGAGTGCCCGTGAGCGAGGCAAATACATCTACCGCATCGCCCGCCTGATCCAAGAACGCGCCCGCGAGTTTGCCATCATCGAGACCATGGACGGCGGCAAGCCGATCCGTGAATCGCGCGATATCGACATCCCTCTGGCTGCCAACCATTTCTTCTACCATGCCGGCTGGGCGGACAAGTTAGACTACGCCTTTCCCAATCAAAAAATCTCCCCGCTCGGTGTCGCCGGCCAAATCATCCCTTGGAACTTCCCCTTCCTCATGGCCGCGTGGAAAATCGCACCCGCTCTCGCTACAGGAAATACCGTGGTGCTGAAACCGGCAGAAACCACTCCCCTCACAGCGCTAAAACTCGCTGAGCTCATTGCCGATGCCGGCCTGCCCGATGGCGTGGTCAATATCGTCACCGGAGCAGGAGAAACAGGCGCGGCCATCGTCAATCACCCTGATGTGGACAAGGTAGCGTTCACCGGCTCCACCGCCGTGGGGAAGCAGATCCAGCAAGCGATCGCCAACACCGAGAAAAAGCTCACCCTCGAATTAGGTGGCAAGGCGGCGAACATCATCCTCGAAGACGGGGCGATCGACCAAGCAGTGGAAGGCATCGTCAACGGCATCTATTTCAATCAAGGCCACGTCTGCTGCGCCGGCTCCCGCCTCTTTGTGCAGGAAACCGTCGTGGACGAGGTCATGTGGAAGCTGAAACGCCGGATGGATTCGCTAATCGTCGGTGACCCGTTAGACAAGAACACCGATGTCGGAGCCATCAATTCCAAGGCCCAGCTGAAAACGATCAAGAAATACATCCAAGCCGGCATCAACGATGGCGGCGAGATCTATCAGCCTGAATGCCAGCTGCCGGAAAAAGGCAACTGGTGCCCGCCCACCGTCTTCACCAACGTCGCCCAATCTTCTCTGATCGCTCAGGAAGAAATCTTCGGTCCGGTGCTCGCGGTGCAAACATTTCGCACGGTGCCGGAAGTCATCGAAAAAGCGAACAACACCCCCTACGGACTCTCCGCCGGCGTCTGGTGCGATAAAGGATCACGCCTCTTCCAGATCACCAGTAACCTGCAAGCCGGTGTCGTCTGGGGTAATACCTTCAACCAATTCGATCCCACCTCCCCCTTCGGCGGTTTCAAGGAAAGTGGCCACGGTCGCGAAGGAGGTCTCCACGGCCTCGCGGCCTACCTCAACACCAGCCTCTAA
- the deoC gene encoding deoxyribose-phosphate aldolase, with amino-acid sequence MKTSATAPSGRIDIPHSPPVDQVGIAERAARFTTRSIKNETKRSGLNMVLNMIDLTTLEGADTPNKVRQLCYKSEHLHDSIPGLPTTAAVCVYPPFVKVAREALGDRSPVKIASVATYFPSGHATLEQKIDEVHRAVHDGADEIDMVISRGRFLSGDHHYVFDEIAAIKEACGKARLKVILETGELGTLDNVRRASDIAIHAGANFIKTSTGKIASAATIPVTLVMLLAIRDHFFKTGKMVGMKPAGGISKSKLALHYLVMVKETLGPEWLDNQWFRFGASSLANDVLMQVAKLESGHYQAAQYFSKD; translated from the coding sequence ATGAAGACCTCAGCCACCGCTCCATCCGGTCGTATCGATATTCCCCACTCCCCACCTGTGGACCAGGTCGGCATCGCCGAGCGCGCGGCGCGGTTTACGACCCGCAGCATCAAAAACGAGACCAAACGATCCGGCTTGAACATGGTGCTGAATATGATCGACCTCACTACCTTGGAAGGAGCGGACACGCCGAACAAAGTCCGTCAGCTCTGTTATAAATCCGAGCACCTACACGACTCCATACCGGGCCTCCCCACCACCGCAGCGGTCTGCGTTTATCCACCCTTTGTCAAAGTTGCCCGCGAAGCTCTCGGCGATCGGTCACCGGTGAAAATCGCATCGGTTGCCACCTACTTCCCCTCCGGCCACGCCACCCTCGAGCAGAAAATCGATGAAGTTCATCGCGCGGTCCACGATGGCGCGGACGAGATCGACATGGTCATCTCACGCGGTCGTTTCCTCAGCGGCGATCACCACTACGTTTTCGATGAGATCGCCGCGATCAAAGAAGCCTGTGGCAAGGCTCGTCTGAAAGTGATTCTGGAAACTGGCGAGCTGGGCACCCTCGACAATGTTCGTCGAGCCAGCGACATCGCCATTCATGCCGGGGCGAATTTCATCAAGACCTCCACCGGAAAGATTGCCTCCGCCGCCACCATTCCCGTGACGCTGGTGATGCTGCTCGCCATTCGCGATCACTTTTTCAAGACTGGCAAAATGGTTGGAATGAAACCAGCCGGCGGTATTTCCAAATCCAAGCTCGCCCTGCACTACCTGGTGATGGTGAAAGAAACGCTCGGACCGGAATGGCTCGATAACCAATGGTTCCGCTTTGGCGCCAGCAGCCTCGCCAACGACGTGCTGATGCAAGTCGCCAAACTCGAAAGCGGCCACTACCAAGCCGCCCAATACTTTTCCAAAGACTAA
- a CDS encoding GAF domain-containing protein gives MPPEIDDATSALLTEVLQRCCGVVHCSDCALWLAGNDHLHPLLGHGPHSSRFIGDYRHPLSEGLISMVFASGQPFCENNIQANPQHSSRLDQQLGIQTDAMIVVPVVSAGEMAGVITCVHTSQIDSPAENSQAFTSADMDELEFCAALVGRVLETRV, from the coding sequence ATGCCCCCCGAAATCGATGACGCCACCAGCGCGCTCCTCACTGAGGTGCTCCAACGCTGCTGTGGCGTTGTCCATTGCAGCGATTGCGCGCTTTGGTTGGCTGGAAACGATCACCTCCACCCACTGCTCGGTCACGGTCCGCACTCATCGCGCTTTATTGGCGACTACCGCCACCCGCTCAGTGAAGGCCTGATCAGTATGGTCTTCGCTTCCGGGCAGCCGTTTTGTGAAAACAATATCCAAGCAAATCCTCAGCACAGCTCCCGCCTCGACCAGCAGCTCGGCATTCAGACTGATGCCATGATCGTAGTCCCGGTGGTCTCTGCCGGGGAAATGGCAGGCGTAATCACTTGCGTGCACACCAGTCAGATCGACTCACCTGCGGAAAATAGCCAGGCATTTACCTCCGCCGATATGGATGAACTGGAATTCTGTGCCGCTCTCGTCGGTAGAGTTTTGGAAACCCGCGTGTAA
- a CDS encoding RNA polymerase sigma factor, protein MSDHPNDSELVAAALGGDAAACAQIGGQETLNWLHAVLVKRGASHSEASDIAADLIADCFGGKNGKPPLLEKYNGKGKVRAFLTRAAINRLIDYKRHAKFQGQLPSRNLDSAPTDEFDMLAGEDGASPPDEDQLVGLIRDALVHAISRCDPLHLLLMRLVVVHGVKQDAVGTLFGWSQSKVSRAISSVMTTIKEETMAELKAADPWLELEWEDFLSLCRSSTGFLVGASSS, encoded by the coding sequence ATGTCAGATCATCCCAACGATAGCGAACTGGTTGCAGCAGCACTCGGCGGTGACGCGGCTGCCTGCGCCCAGATTGGCGGTCAGGAAACTCTGAACTGGCTACACGCAGTCCTCGTCAAACGAGGAGCCAGCCACAGCGAGGCCTCAGATATCGCAGCGGACCTTATCGCAGATTGCTTTGGAGGGAAAAATGGAAAACCTCCCCTACTGGAAAAATACAATGGTAAGGGCAAGGTTCGTGCTTTCCTAACTCGCGCGGCGATCAATCGACTCATCGATTACAAACGCCACGCCAAGTTCCAAGGTCAATTACCCAGCCGTAACCTGGATTCAGCACCCACAGATGAATTCGACATGCTCGCAGGCGAGGATGGCGCAAGTCCTCCGGACGAGGATCAACTCGTGGGACTCATCCGCGATGCCCTCGTGCATGCCATTAGTCGTTGCGATCCTCTCCATCTTCTGCTTATGCGCTTAGTCGTGGTCCATGGTGTCAAACAAGACGCCGTGGGAACCTTATTCGGCTGGAGCCAATCCAAGGTCAGCCGGGCAATCTCATCGGTGATGACCACCATCAAGGAGGAGACTATGGCCGAGCTGAAAGCCGCCGATCCATGGCTGGAGCTCGAGTGGGAAGACTTCCTCAGTCTCTGCCGCTCATCCACCGGCTTTCTGGTCGGCGCTAGCTCCTCTTAA
- a CDS encoding FecR family protein, with translation MSRISLITTLSAASLLLGPSLQADNLQSAKVTTRVNDVRLHQPNSSRQAKVGDTVRGHTSVQTGRRSRAELTFQDRTVTRLGANSAFTFRQGSRDINLNQGSILLQVPKSAGGATIRTATVTAAITGTTLLMEYNRDKWVKLITLEGTVSLNLGKQKGKGGLFRRAQKVKVPAGQMIVMRPDGTIITRPVDVDLKRLLESSLLAGNQVFGPLSPEARRHIALAVEAQEKLKRKGILVSENQVNRHPGSRVIADRNDLRDILDKPDPYEYETDYPDDYPGDTTGGNGTPPDVTP, from the coding sequence ATGAGCCGAATCTCACTCATCACCACACTCAGCGCTGCCAGTTTATTGCTGGGGCCCAGCCTGCAGGCGGATAATTTACAATCAGCCAAAGTCACCACCCGCGTCAATGACGTCCGTTTGCACCAGCCGAACTCCTCCCGCCAAGCGAAAGTGGGAGATACCGTCCGCGGCCATACCTCCGTGCAGACAGGCCGCCGCTCTCGTGCTGAACTAACCTTCCAGGATCGGACAGTCACTCGGCTCGGAGCGAACTCAGCCTTCACCTTCCGCCAGGGCAGTCGCGATATTAATCTCAATCAGGGCTCTATTTTACTACAAGTTCCCAAGAGCGCCGGAGGAGCTACCATTCGCACAGCCACCGTCACCGCGGCAATCACAGGCACGACCCTGCTGATGGAATACAACCGTGATAAGTGGGTCAAATTAATTACTCTGGAAGGCACCGTGTCTCTCAATCTGGGAAAACAAAAAGGCAAAGGTGGCCTGTTCCGCCGAGCCCAGAAAGTTAAAGTGCCTGCCGGCCAAATGATCGTCATGCGCCCCGACGGGACAATCATCACCCGCCCGGTGGACGTTGACCTGAAACGATTGCTGGAAAGCTCCCTGCTCGCAGGCAACCAAGTCTTCGGTCCGCTCTCACCTGAAGCTCGCCGGCACATTGCTCTCGCCGTGGAAGCGCAGGAAAAACTCAAACGCAAAGGCATCTTGGTGAGCGAGAACCAAGTCAATCGCCATCCGGGTTCAAGAGTCATCGCGGACCGCAACGACCTTCGCGACATTCTCGACAAGCCAGATCCCTACGAGTACGAGACAGACTATCCTGACGATTATCCGGGAGACACAACAGGAGGCAATGGCACGCCCCCCGATGTGACCCCCTAA
- a CDS encoding outer membrane beta-barrel protein, translated as MRKIATLSKPSGFLSPALVVATLTASSVASFAIDALSPVERFLGDGFDPDEYSDQNLDQQKRFAPTSPGDSDLGDQLILKRYQGRAPLRFDIATHLFWTDNVASTRSNEDDGVIWKTRAAASWKPRIGDNLFADFSITQSIYRYDSPSRLDFERTDGRVGLVKIVPEFFDMLFFARYEYARVTSGSLSDGIYNSHRLRVGAHKVFLSTPKHTAYVALDYAYDLNTKPSRLERDEYSAHLGYTYQITDDLKAVFFYHLALYDYDQAGRDDVNQVAGAELYWQLNRSARVHASLLYAENDSNLSDGAADYSAFQGGLGLGMTFNF; from the coding sequence ATGCGAAAAATCGCTACTCTATCAAAACCTTCAGGGTTCCTATCACCCGCCCTTGTGGTCGCTACCCTCACCGCGAGTTCTGTCGCCAGCTTTGCCATTGACGCCCTCTCACCCGTCGAACGCTTCTTGGGAGACGGCTTCGACCCAGACGAATACAGCGATCAGAACCTCGACCAGCAGAAGCGTTTCGCCCCCACCAGCCCCGGCGACTCGGACTTGGGAGACCAGTTGATTTTAAAACGTTACCAAGGACGCGCACCACTGCGTTTTGACATCGCGACCCACCTCTTCTGGACGGACAACGTGGCTAGCACTCGAAGCAACGAAGACGATGGTGTGATCTGGAAAACTCGGGCCGCCGCGTCCTGGAAACCACGCATCGGGGATAACCTCTTTGCCGATTTCTCCATCACCCAGAGCATCTATCGCTATGATTCGCCCAGCCGCCTGGACTTCGAGCGCACGGACGGTCGTGTGGGATTGGTGAAAATCGTCCCCGAGTTCTTCGACATGCTGTTTTTTGCGCGATACGAATACGCCCGTGTTACCTCTGGTTCACTCAGTGACGGAATCTACAATTCACATCGGCTGCGCGTTGGAGCCCACAAGGTCTTCCTCAGCACGCCGAAACACACCGCCTACGTCGCCTTGGATTATGCCTATGATCTGAATACTAAACCGAGTCGACTGGAGCGTGATGAATACAGCGCGCACCTTGGCTACACCTACCAAATCACTGACGACCTGAAGGCGGTCTTTTTCTATCATCTAGCACTTTACGATTACGATCAGGCTGGGCGCGACGACGTGAACCAAGTCGCTGGGGCCGAACTTTACTGGCAATTGAATCGCTCTGCCCGAGTTCACGCTTCCTTACTTTACGCGGAAAACGATTCCAACCTCTCCGACGGCGCCGCCGATTACAGCGCTTTTCAAGGAGGCCTTGGTCTTGGGATGACCTTCAATTTCTAA